Below is a window of Dietzia timorensis DNA.
CTGCCCGTCGCGGAGGATGCCGAGGGCGGGAGCGGTATCGATCATCGCGGTGAGCGTCGCTTGGCCGGGTGGGGTCGCGGCAAGCGAGACGAGGGCGATGACCGCGGTCGCGGCGCCCAACGCGGTGCGCGCGGGCAGCATGTCGGCGGGGGCGCCGGAAGAGGCACTGGAAGCGGAATCGCCGGTCGGGCGCACGCGGCGGAAGGCGAACACGGCCCCGGTGATCCACACCAGAAGTAGAGGAAGGGTGAGCAGCACGGTGAGCGCGCCCGTTCGGGAGCCTGGTACCGCGTCGGAGTTCCAGATGCCGCCGAGTCCGGCGAGCGAGCCGATTGTCGCGAGCCCGGGCTCTGCGCGCGCAGCGAACGCGGCGACGCCTGCCTCCGCGCTGCCCGCATCACCGGCGCCCCACCCGAGGAGTGTCCCCGCGAGCGCCGGCATCGCAGCCAGTGCGAGCGCCGGCACGGCGAAGGCCGCAGCCCGTGCGACCCGGCGGCCCGCACAAGCGGCGACCACCATCGCTCCCACCACGGCTACGGCAGCCATGACCAGTCCGGTCGGTGTGAACGCGGCGAGCGCGATCACCGGGACGAGCCACGCGGGGTTGCCGCGGGCCGAGCGTTCGCGGCTGGGCGACGTCAGCAAGAAGTAAAGAGGAACGAGCGCGGCCGCTGCCACGCCGAGCAGCAGTGACCATGCCCCCTGGGCGAGGCGTTCGGCGACGAAGGGGTTCCACATCGCCACCGTGATGGCGGGCGCCCGCACCGCAAACCCGGCGTGCGGCACGGCGGCGAGCGCCCACGCGCGTCCGGCGACACCGAGCAGGATTAGCGCCGCGGCGACGAGTAGTGGCAACACGAGCGCCTCGGGCGCGCCGACCGCCGTGAAGGCGTGCTGAAGCGCCCACATCGTCACGTCCTGCGGCACCGCCCGCGCCGCTGCGGGCCCGACGCCGAGCGCCGCATCGGACAGCGGCGGGCCCGGCGTGCTCACGGCATCGCGCAGTAACACGAAGCGCCCACCCGCACCCCCGACGAGCGCGTGACCCCACAGCGCGGCGACCGCGATCGCGATGAGAAGGGCGTCGGGCGCCCACGTTCGAATGCCGGCGCCGGCGCGGGTGCTGGGTGCGTCGGTCATGGACACGACGGTAGCTGCCCGGCGGACCCGCGCGGCGCAACTGGCACACTGAAGCCCATGTCCGACGCCCCCACGCCCAGTTCCGCGACGCCCCGAACCCCCGGTTTCGGGCGCAACGCGCTGGTTGTGACGGCGGGGGCGATGATCGCGAATATCGCCGCCTATCTCGTGCACCTGCCCGCCTCGCGCTGGCTCGGCCCCGAGTTGTACGGCGAGTTCGCGGCCCTGCTGTCGGTGCAGCTCATCGCCGCCGTACCGACCCTCGCGCTACAGGCGGTCGTCGCGCGCGACCGCACGCTCGGAGCGTCGCAGGAACACCTTCGCCGTATCGGCTGGAAGGTCGCGGCCGGGCTCGCGGTGGCCGTAGCGGTCCTCGCGTGGCCGGTGTCCGCGGCATTGTCCACGTCGATGGTGACGGCGGTCGCCGCGATGGCCAGCGCCCCGGCGCTCGCGGTGTTCAGCGTCGAGCTCGGGCTGATGCAGGCCGCGGGGCGTTTCGTGCGCTTTTCGGTATTCTCCGCGCTCGCGGGGATCGGGAAATCGGTTCCCGCGATCGCGGTGCTTGCCGCCACGGGGCACGTCGCGCCGACGCTCGCCGCGGAGGCGGCGGGGGTGGTCGCGGTGTTCGCGCTCGCCCGGTGGACCGCCGGACGGGCCGCGCCCGAGGCGGCGCACGAGGGCCGGCCGTCCGCGCACCCCCGGGTCGCCGATGTCGTGCGGGCAAGCCAGGTGCAGCTGGCCCTCATCGCGCTGACCACCACCGACCTGCTCGTCGCGCGCGCCGTGCTCGACCCCGTCGACGCCGGCAACTACGCGCTCGGCTCGATCGCGACGAAGGTGGCGTTCTGGCTTCCGGCCGCCGTGGCGACCGTGTTGTTCCCGCAGATGGCGGACCCGGCCTCCCACGCGCGGGCCCGCCGACTCGCATTGACGGTCGTCGGGGGCGTCGGCCTCGCGCTGTGTCTGGGCGCGTTCGCCGTCACTCCTGTGGTCCCGATCGTGGTCGGTGAGGACTACGCGCCCGTGGCGGGATGGCTGTGGCTGTTCACGGCGCTCGGCGCACTGCAGTCGGTGATCCAAGTGCTGCTGCTCGCGGGAATTGCCGCGCATCGCACCCGCGAGGCGGGGGTCGCCTGGATCGGCGTGGCGCTCGTCGCGGGTGCGCCGCTTCTCGCGGCGACCGGGGCTGCGGGGTCCGCCGTTCGCGATGCGTTGTCGGTGACGACACTGGCGACGTGGACCGGGCTGTCGCTCGTGGTGACGGCGGTCGTAGCCGGGCTCGCCTTGCGGCCGGCCGCCGCGCGGTCGGCGCGCCCGTAACTCCCCGCGCGGGATCAGCCCCTGCGGGAGGTCACGCAGAGCAACCGGGCCGCTTTCTGGGTAGATCACGTTAAATCACCCGTGGCCGGACCCCATCTCGGGGTCCGGCCACTAAAAGCGGTGGGCAGCGCGAGCGCTAGTTCTTGCGGCGGGTGACGAAGAATCCGCCGACGATGAAGAGCAGGCCGATGATGCCCAGGCTTATCGGGAGGGTGCGCCCATACAGGGTGACCCGCGAATCGCTTTCCTGGGACCGCTCGACCGCACGATCGATGGTCGGCTGATCCCAGGCGCCGACGTACGAGAACGCGGTGCGGGTCGGCTGCTGCTTCTCCTGCTCGACGGCCGCTTTGTCGGCGAAGAACTCATCCGCCGCGCCCTGATCCTCGGCGAAGAACTGGAACTGGTCCTCGCGACCCTTGAGGATCTGCCCCGTCGACTTCGACACCGAGATGGTGCGCTCGTTGGTGTAAAAGCGATTCATCCGGACCTCGCGGTTGGGATCGCCGTCGAGGCCCCAGGCGCCGGCGGTGCCGCTGATCCGGTAGGACGCGAGAATCGAGTTCACGGCCTGGGAGAAGCCGGGGTTGATGGCCTGGAAGTGCGCGGCGATCGAGTCGTACATGTTGATCGGCCCGACTTCTTGCCGGTAGACGTTCACCGGAACGCCGTCGACCTCGGACTCCTCGACGAAATGGATGGGGTTCGTGGTGAAGGTGGAGGCGTCGAAGTAGTCGTAGTCCTCCTCCTTCGGATCGAACGGCCACTTGTACTGCAGGCCCTCGCGGTGGAACTCGGCCGGCGCCTCGCCGGTGGTCTCCGCGTCGACGAGCTCGACCGAGCCGTTGTTGCCCTCGATCGGCTCGGCGGTCTTGCGGTCCATGGTCACGCGGTCCTTGGTCGCCTGAACGAGCGCACCCTCTTCGTCGCCCTCGTCGAGCCGGTCCTGGCGCAGCACGGACTGCGAGGCCTGGAAGGTAACGGTGTCCTTATCGCCAGGCTCGACCGCGTACACCTGGCGTTGCGCGACGGTGGGGACACCGGCCTCCATGAAGCAGGACATCGGCAGCGGCGCGTCCTCCGGAGCCTCCTCGGGCTGCGCCTCCTCGCCTTCGCCCTCGGCCGGCGCCTCGGCATCTTCGCCTTCGCCCTCTTCCTCAGGGGACGGCGGACGGCATTCTTCGCGCTCGGCGTTGCCCGGCGTCGGCTCGCCTGCTGCGAAATTCGCGCCGACCAGAAGGTTCGCCGGGGCTTCCTCGGTGATCGTCAATGAATCGAGATCGAGCGGCGTGACCTTCTGGCTCGGCACGACCGCGAACACGAGCATCAGCGCCAACGTGA
It encodes the following:
- a CDS encoding polysaccharide biosynthesis protein; the protein is MSDAPTPSSATPRTPGFGRNALVVTAGAMIANIAAYLVHLPASRWLGPELYGEFAALLSVQLIAAVPTLALQAVVARDRTLGASQEHLRRIGWKVAAGLAVAVAVLAWPVSAALSTSMVTAVAAMASAPALAVFSVELGLMQAAGRFVRFSVFSALAGIGKSVPAIAVLAATGHVAPTLAAEAAGVVAVFALARWTAGRAAPEAAHEGRPSAHPRVADVVRASQVQLALIALTTTDLLVARAVLDPVDAGNYALGSIATKVAFWLPAAVATVLFPQMADPASHARARRLALTVVGGVGLALCLGAFAVTPVVPIVVGEDYAPVAGWLWLFTALGALQSVIQVLLLAGIAAHRTREAGVAWIGVALVAGAPLLAATGAAGSAVRDALSVTTLATWTGLSLVVTAVVAGLALRPAAARSARP
- a CDS encoding DUF3068 domain-containing protein; this encodes MTSHSPRGSKTRLALPAIFFGLGAFLITLALMLVFAVVPSQKVTPLDLDSLTITEEAPANLLVGANFAAGEPTPGNAEREECRPPSPEEEGEGEDAEAPAEGEGEEAQPEEAPEDAPLPMSCFMEAGVPTVAQRQVYAVEPGDKDTVTFQASQSVLRQDRLDEGDEEGALVQATKDRVTMDRKTAEPIEGNNGSVELVDAETTGEAPAEFHREGLQYKWPFDPKEEDYDYFDASTFTTNPIHFVEESEVDGVPVNVYRQEVGPINMYDSIAAHFQAINPGFSQAVNSILASYRISGTAGAWGLDGDPNREVRMNRFYTNERTISVSKSTGQILKGREDQFQFFAEDQGAADEFFADKAAVEQEKQQPTRTAFSYVGAWDQPTIDRAVERSQESDSRVTLYGRTLPISLGIIGLLFIVGGFFVTRRKN